The genomic window ACATGATGATTTCAAGTTTGATAACTTGGTGCTAGAAGAGTTCAGCTTTTACCCTGATCCACATCAAAAGACACAACCATTATTATTGCCacaaaagaataataataatcaatcgTTAGTCAGAAAAACAAGTTCGGTTGAACCACCACGGTCGCCACCTCCGCCTCCTTCATGGGAGCTCCTCTGCAGTTACGGAAGCAGGATCCAGAGGTTAGGACGGAGAAACTTAAGCGGCGCCAGCGAAGAAGCGAAAACTAGCACTAGCATTAGTCCCCAGAAGTTATCAACAGAGGAAATAGTAAGATTGGCAGGAGCAAGGTATGTGCAATACTCTTCACAATGGCAAGATAATTGGTTCATGCCAATGCATCCTTATGCTCAAATTGGTTTCATGATTTTGTCTGAAGAAGAAAATAGGGACATTGACCTTGCCCAATTTCTCCTAGCTTCAGCTGATAAGATTGGGTGCCAACAATTCGAGCGTGCAAATTCATTGCTCCTTCAATGCCAATGGAATTCATCAAATCTTGGGAACACAGTTCAGAGACTCGTCTTTCATTTCTCTTGCGCACTAAAAGAAAGGCTGAATAGAGAGATAGGAGGGATGGTGTTAGAGAGGAATTCGCAGAGGGAACTGGTTGAAGCAATGCAAATGGATCATAACTCGGCGATTGCATGCCATCAAAAGCTTCCTTTTAATCAAGTGATGCAATTTGTTGGTGTGCAAGCTTTGGTTGAGCATGTTGCATCAAAAACCAAAATCCATTTGATAGATCTTGGGCTTGGATATGGGCTGATGGCGACAGTTCTTATGCAAGCTCTGGCAGAGCGAAGCGAAAAGCCGGTCGAGCTTGTGAAGATAACTGCCGTTGGATGTGGAAGCAAGAGGGTGCTAGATGAGGCAGGGAGGAGGTTGGTGAGTTTTGCCAAGTCCTTGAAGTTTCGCATTTTGTTTAAGACAGTTTTTGTTGAAGACATTACAGAATTAAGGGAAGATCATTTTGAGATTGAAAATGATGAAGCTGTGGCCGTGTACTCTCCCAATACCCTGAGGATTTTGGTGCCAAGTCCTGATTCCTTGGACAACTTGATGAGGGTGTTAAGGAAGATTAAACCGGCTATTATGGTTGTTGTTGAGATTGAAGCAAACCACAACTCCCCTTTATTTGTGAATCGATTCATTGAgtccttgtttttcttttcagCATATTTTGATTGCATTGAAACGTGTCTAAATCAGGAGAATGAGTGCAGGATGAGATTAGAAGCAATATTATCTGAAGCAATACGAAACATTGTTGCATTGGATGACAAAGAGAGAGCAGCTAGGAATGTGAAGATACATGTTTGGAGAAGGTTTTTTGCGAGATTTAGAATGTTTGAAACTGAATTTAGTGAGTCATCGGTATACCAAGGTAATTTGGTtattaaaaagcttggtttgagtaACATTTGCACGTTAGATAAGAATGGAAAGAGTCTTATCATTGGATGGAAGGGGACCCCAATTCACTCCATCTCAGCATGGAAGTTTCTTTGAAGGTCATCGTACAAAAGTTAATATGATTGCTAAAGAGTATTTACAAATTTCATAtattaattgattaattattaattattgtgAACGGTGTGGTAGTTACCAACCGTTTGGTTTGTATCCAATTGTTCAAATaagagcaaaaagtcaagaacTGTTGCTCCAGGAAATCActttgtaattgaatttgaaaaaattcTTTGTTTGCCAATAACATGTCTCTTAAAAATTTAAAGCATGCTTTGTTTCCTATGTGCAActataaatatttttacaaaatgtTTTAGAAAGAAGTGTGCTTTTTAAATATGGGTTTATCTATTATGTCTTAGGATATATGTTaagattataaaataaaaaagtttttattgaaaatataaaaaatttatcttGTGAGtctaagattttaaaaatatttggtaataaaaaaatattaaccaAAAACcgtcaaaatttattatttttggctttatttaatgattttttaataaattaaatgttaaataagacaaattttgcctgattattttttgtttctctaACATTACCGATTAGATTTCTTCGTGGCAGAGATTATAGAATGTTTTGTTATTATTGCTAATTAAAAATTGGTAAAAACTCATATGCAATTGTCTTCATATATATGAAGTTAGATAATTGACAAacgttagataataatttagtcaaatatatcaaATCATTTAATAAATCTCAATTAAtaacttcacataaaaataactacatttaaatttttatcataaaaaaattataaaggtTTCATTGTATATTTTGAAAAGTATTTCATCAATCTAAATATATACCTAATAGGAACTAAGTATAGGAATGACGATTTAAATGtacattaaaattataaaatcacaACAAATATAAGTATTTTGTCATCTTCCATTCattattttctttgcaattttaaAGAGATATTACTTGAATATGACTCATGATCAAAACACAACATTTAAGATCATGAATAAAGAATTTGTCAAATTAAATCGCTTTGATGCATAAAACGAATTTCAACCATTAAAAGGACAAAATGATgatgttttgtttttttaattcacAACTTTGCATATGTGTTTGATACAAAAATTATACTTACTCTTGCGTGGATAGCCTTGTTGATGGCGTATAGCTCATTCGATCGAGGAATAAGTTCGTTTTTACTTAGAATGGAAGAGGTATACGTTAACTTCAAAAGAATAAAATGTTATTGAGTATTTGTAAAAATCCTTTAATACTCAAATAAGTATGAGTACAAGAGAGTCAAGATATATTTAGAATAAATAGCGTACTTTATTATTTATTAAGATTAGCCCTTTTATAAACTTTGTATGCTGCGCACGTTGTTATTTCGTTTATGATTTTGACCTGATTTTTTGGTGGTTGCTCAATATTATCTTTACTTGATTTATTACTAACAGAATTAGTCACAATTTGAAATTAGTTTACCAATTTATGGGGTGGTACTTATATTCAATCTATACCTAACAAGTCAACACTAATTGTCGATGGTGGCAAAAATGCCACAAAGGAAAAGAAGGAAAGTATGTTTACAGAAGAAGCACGATACTTTTGTACGCCGATaccaatttttaaatattttattgaaCCCATTTTATAATCTTTACATATTAGTTCAATTATCAATGGGatttaaaaatctttaaaaaagtaTACAATGAACAACAAAAAATAagtaaatttattatattaagatattttaaatttttggttGATATTATGCATAAGAATTAAATTTATGAATTATAAATTTTGCAAGTTGACTATAATCTGTAGATAGTGATTCGTGAATCATCAAGTTtga from Arachis ipaensis cultivar K30076 chromosome B09, Araip1.1, whole genome shotgun sequence includes these protein-coding regions:
- the LOC107615215 gene encoding DELLA protein RGL1-like; its protein translation is MVSERFSSTGFNLNGILDGYGSIQEEHVEFRVEDTTNTSTITEFLGDMNNNNPISYNEKNEPQQHDDFKFDNLVLEEFSFYPDPHQKTQPLLLPQKNNNNQSLVRKTSSVEPPRSPPPPPSWELLCSYGSRIQRLGRRNLSGASEEAKTSTSISPQKLSTEEIVRLAGARYVQYSSQWQDNWFMPMHPYAQIGFMILSEEENRDIDLAQFLLASADKIGCQQFERANSLLLQCQWNSSNLGNTVQRLVFHFSCALKERLNREIGGMVLERNSQRELVEAMQMDHNSAIACHQKLPFNQVMQFVGVQALVEHVASKTKIHLIDLGLGYGLMATVLMQALAERSEKPVELVKITAVGCGSKRVLDEAGRRLVSFAKSLKFRILFKTVFVEDITELREDHFEIENDEAVAVYSPNTLRILVPSPDSLDNLMRVLRKIKPAIMVVVEIEANHNSPLFVNRFIESLFFFSAYFDCIETCLNQENECRMRLEAILSEAIRNIVALDDKERAARNVKIHVWRRFFARFRMFETEFSESSVYQGNLVIKKLGLSNICTLDKNGKSLIIGWKGTPIHSISAWKFL